tgatcatgcatccaaaagcTATTATCATCTAAAACCTTTATCATGCTCATGTTCTGAAGGACCTTAATAGCATCCTCTGCCCTAAACCCATAATCTTTCCACAAGGAGATTGGACCGATCTTATTATGACTGATGAAAAAGCAcgcaatatcaagaaatatctGTTTTTGATCCACTTCTAAGGTAGCATAGGAAATACGTAGCTTAGCCATGACATCCTTATGAGGTCTTTTCCTTAGCTTCTGTAGCATCTCTTCCcatatctcacttttttttataaaaaagagaTGAACCTATTGCTAGAAGAGCTAAAGGTAGTCCACCCGTAGTAGACACAAAGCCTCTTGAAAGGGTGTAGTAATTACCTAGAGGAGCATCGTCATCAAAGGCATGTCTACTAAACAGTTGAAGTGCATCTTGGTGGCTCAATGACTCCATTTCGTAGTGCAAGATTTGATACTTAAATTCCCCCATATTCAGAACCCTTTTGTCCCTAGTGGTAACAAGAATCCTTGTACCAGGATACAAAGAATTCACTCCGACCAGATTTTGGATTTGGTTGCACTCATCGACATCATCCAATACAATTAGTACTTTCTCGTTGCAAACTATATCTCCAATCCAGTTGATTCCCTgatcaattttaccaattttacTAGCCACTTTAGAATTAGAGATATCAGACAATAATCGTTTTTGTAGCGAGACTAAGCCTTTGGTTTTTGCCATTTCCCGTACATCATAAAGAAAGCTGCAGTTCTTCCCAAAAAGAGGACATAGTTGGTTGAAGATAATTTTAGCAAGTGTTGTTTTACCGATGCCGCCCATCCCACAAATTCCAATTAGCTGCACACCACCGGATTGAATGTCTAATAAATCGTTTATGGCTGCTATTCGGTCCTCCATTCCAATTAAATCTCTAGGCAATTTTCTTTGTCTTGTCCCTAGCTTATTGACAACTTCATCAACAACCGAATTGATTAGATCCCCGTCACTGTCACAAAATTAACAATTTCAATTGAGAAAAGGTAGTGATTGAGTTAGAGATATATAATAGCATTCAACCACGGGGGGACTACTATGTCAATCCACCAGCACCTAGTGAATGTTTCCCATGTAAGAAAAGTTGATCTTATGAACAAATAAGATAATCAGAAATGTTATTATTAAGTTATGAGATCGACAATACCTagtgcaaaagaaattaaaaagaatggaaaagaagCATCTGAATAAGTGCTATTCTTTTGTAGATCAATttcataaactaattaaaagGTGGATTCTAATCAGTTAAGTGATGGAGCCAGGAATCTAGTGTTGATACTTTGTTTTGCGTGTGAGAAAGAACACCACGTAAAAAACTGATATAGAATAGAGTAAGAAAACTTAATTCCTGTAAGTTCCTTTTTACGAATGTTCATCGTGTTCAAAGACACTAAAATCTCATCACtgtatttatttttcacgtaaaacaaataaactaatttttcatCAATTGTTTTGAGTTCTCACTTCTATAAAGTATAAAGTTAGCATATATAGAAGTGGATAAAACTCGCGTGAGGTTGAGGACATGGCATTTTTACATGCAAGCTTTACCTAGTAGTTTATATTATATAACCACTTTAGCAAATCTCCAATTGTCCATCTCTAATTCTTAGACATATTCAGATGTTTTATAACAAGTCTTTGTCGCTTCTCTTTTGTAGATCAATTTCATAAACTAATCAAAAAGGCAGATATTACTCAGTTAAGTGATGGAGCCAGGAATCTAATGTTCATACTTCATTATTACATCTAAGAAAGAACCACCAAGTAAGAAaccaatattaaaaaaaataaaaaacgtgagaaaaagtgtttttgttttgttaccgaaataaaaatactaaaccGCCTTTGATTTTGCGAGttcatattttttaatgtttaccAGGTTGAAGGACACtaagaaaaaccaaagaaataaaaatactaaaccGCCTTTGTCAATTTTGCCagagtttattttttaatgtttaccAGGTTTTTTATCACCACATTAttatttcacttaaaaaaaagaacacgaaccaagtaaaaattaatttccatcGAATGTCTTGAGATATGTGTGAAGTGGAATTAAATAAGAGTTCGTCGAGCCCCcgaaataaaaatactaaaccGCCTTTAATTTTGCGAGTTCATATTTTTAATGTTTACCAGGTTGAAGGACACTCCGGAAGAATTTATCACCACATTAttatttcacttaaaaaaataaaattaatttccatCGAATGTCTTGAGATATGTGTGTGCGTGTCCCCATGATCCCTTAAATTTTACTCAGCCATTTACTTTTGATGGTCGCTCTACCTAGTAATCATATGGGTTATCACATGTCTGTACGTATTAATATTCATCTTTATGATTATgatgcaactttttttttttttttggatgggtCAGCTGCAACAAAAATTTATCCAATGAAAAAGGACACGAATCGAATCAGGACTAGAATAAGATGGATTAAAGACTCGATAAAAATTCAACGTTACCCCCAAAACTTCAGGTCCGTGATGAATTACATTCATGAATATCCAttgcaagttttctttttttggtccgGGAATATCCATTACAAGTGTAAGGTGAAGGAATAGAGGAAGAAACGTTTGATCTTTAAATCAAGTAGaagaatcaaaatataaatGCGTGATGAGTTACAATATtattagatttatttatttcttttgacgTGGAAAAGAACTTTACAAATGCAATTGCATTCAGTTCCATTATAAAATTTTCTGGCATAGATTAGAAATCTTAATACATATATGGATCGAGTTGGAGTAAAAAAGATGAAGCGAAGCCAATCTTTTATTCAACGAAAATTAGGTCAAAAACAAAGTCATAATAATTCTATTAGGTCAGAAAAAATTTGGATATctcatgatataaaaaaattaaaaaaaaagaatttgagaatttttatttcaattttgggAAACTGGAGTTGGAATatgataaatgaatttttattagatCTACCTTTCAATTGTAAAAAATGACTTTCCCATTCATAAGTGGTTACCTTGTATAATTCTTCAAGTCCAACCCCCTGATGCCACCAACTGTTTTCAGCGCTTGCCGCCAGGTATTCGCATCCTCGGAGCtgaaattctttttcttatccttCATCATTTGCTCCAAATTCTGAATGTCATTTTCGTACAAGGGGGTCCTCAACTCCACATCATAAGGTTTCACATTATAAAAGAAGGGCAATATCACCTTGTTATTCGCATCTTCCCAAGAATTAGAGATGTTTTCCACCATCTTCGCAAGCTTGCAAAGGCACCTGTAACTTGAAGCATAGCTTGgggagaagatgggtatgtagaGCCTAGAGTCATTGATCGCTTGCAAAAGTTTGCCATCAATTCTTTCGCCCGGTCGAATCTCTTCGTAATCGATGCAAACACGAATCCAGGCTTCAGACAAGGCTTGGTAGAGGGTGTCGGCGAATCCACGATTATTGTCAAgtcctctaaaactcaagaacacctGGTACTCATCTCCTAATAGATTGCTGGTGCTCATTCCCGTCTTTGATATCGCCATAGAAGCTCACGTCACACCTAACAgagccacctctctctctctctccctctctttctctttaaTAGCCACTATTGAAATACTTTTTCATCTAGAACattgtcacaccccaaacccTACAAGGATAGGGGTAACATAGCTGTCCTTCCACccgaaggacgcagcctcaaatcATACCTAAAGTCCACTTCTAAATGTCCCCATCGATAGCACTCTTTTACCTACTAGCTGCTAACTAAATGACCTGAAAAGGTTTGGAAATAGAGGGGTttagtgagtagtacatatcttctaagcagatcgagcAACTACTGtgcatgtatacaaagcaatacTAAACTTCATAACtcaaactcaatatataaaatatatatcaaatcatataaaaattatttcttatcatcaaagctttatactaatatgaaaactcatttaaatcatcatcaaaagtcaagtatcaatggtcaagtccattgaatgatctccatcaaaaacacatatcaatggcCTATCCATTGATTCATCTCATATCGGACACACGTCGATGGTCCATCGATCGaccaatcttttgctcaatacctaaccatggtcacgacacaacgccttgtgacaaggcgaccaagattccccccttggcaaggtctttACCTACAAAGCTAGTGGCTCGGCCCAAAATGATATCCtaaacctggtatgcataccccaaaaaccccTCACTAGGTTCACAGTCACATTGAGCATAAATAATCATCCTCCAATACTAGAAATCCAATCtagaaatcaatatcttaaaccaagcaaataatattttgcagcatagcccatcatccatttcatatccatttctcaaatcataataaacctttccataaatcagttgcaaagcaatttcatatatatttctccaCAAACTTTGTATTACATGCTTTTCAAACATTCATAATCAACCAAAAagtagcaattgctcgatccggcttttatgcaataaaaatgctcttctcaattcaatatatatacatatacatacttcaagacatgattttacaaaaccaaagaagatacaGTACCGCTCACCTCACTGTCTACGACCAAACGACAAACGATACTCGTATCGTCGAACTCAcggccctatcaaataaccgatgaataatgttaaaatcaaaataaaactctATCTCAATTACAAAATGACTAAACTATGCCTTAACTCTCACAAAATGACTCCTACGAGCTAACAAATTGCATAACTaaagcgattgttcaagccattcgCAACACGGAGTTTAAGCACAAAACTTGACCGCGCCTTAATTTTCTCCTCTGAACCCCGATCCAAACGTACTTGTAGTCAATAGAAAGCCTTTCAAACAAACTACACAATCCCAACTTGGCCGCTCCAAAATgaagccgaaaaatgacaaaatatggGCCTAAAGCTGCTGGACGtgggaaactttgaaattttatttcggACAAACCACAACCTCAAATCGCGATCTGTAAAATACTATTGCTCCACAACACCATAAActatgatttctataaaaatacgCGGCTCAATGACTCCAAAATCGGACTTCGCCGctcgattttcccaaaattccaaatttcaaaccCTAACTTCGAAACTATTCCGATTGGAAGAACGAAGGGTGCGATCACTTACCAGGCATTGTAAATAAGCTTGGTGAGTTGCCCGCAGCGTGAGCACACAAagccctctctcttccttcttctctttcttctgcttcttcttcttcttcttcttcttctttctttctttctttctttctttctttcttcttctttcctcttttcttttgctgccTGAACGTGagccttcttttcctttttatctcttctcctttttgttttctttttctttctttatttaaagtGGGTCCCACCACCTTTTCTTTGACCTAGTAAAAAAATCTCGAATATTACACACATCGTACTGGCTGTAGGCAATTTTGGAAAAAGCTAAATATGTTTTGTAGATCTCGATACAAATCTGTGACTTTAATATTGAAGTCACGGCGAAGACtttctaaaacttattagaGGACCGttgaatataaaattaattttacaaaGACTCGAGAAATGAGCCAACTACCAATCGATtcggaaaaattgaaattgacttTGTTGACCAACAGATTCTAAGTGTTTTGGTGTATTCGGATCTAATCTGAAGTCCATAAGATCGGTTCAGACATTAACAACAAGTGGCAGTAGATAATTTCAATCTTGAGAGAAGTGGCCTTActtaaaaaagaatttgaaaaatttgcttcCAAATAATGAACAGGCAATATAACCGCATCAAGGATCATTAATAGATAGATCTTTTTAATAAGCGTTCTATGGACACTTGTTAGctatattttataaaagaaatatttacatTCTCAATGCactatatttttataaaatgaggAAGGCCGTGCtttctaaataataaaattttctttgtgtaaatatttaatttaatcggTACTCTCGGAGCACTAGTTAAACATCAtgcttattaaaaaaatactacatTTCACATATTTGAATTTGACTGCATTTGCCATAAAAGACGCAAGTGGGCAACTTCGCAGCAGCGTCCAATTTACAGTTAATAAAGTTGATGGACTTAAAACGATAAGGTGGAGGACCATATCATTACAGGATGACATGgagttcttttttcttgctttttcacATGGCTTTGTCTCCGTAGAAAATTCAGAGTCAATAAAGTTgatgaatttaaaaataataaagtggagtgttggaagatatgatttgcAAGATCGGGATGAAttgtaaattgatatgtttGTGTATATCTTAGGATTAGAAAGATTACAAAATATTCAGGAAATGTAAACTTTCTTTTATTAGTATTTCTTTTGTATTATATACATCATTGTACACAAAATACAAATCAATGAAGTGAGGTACAAATTTTACTCTCTAGAATTCTTCCCTAcgctctttcttcttcatctacctaGTCTTATGACATGGTATCGGAGCCATTCTTGAAGTTCTGAATTATTTGATGATTCTGCTTCGATTGCCTCACGGAACTCCAATCTGCAAAAAGGGGTTGCCATAGGAATCGTTAATCTTTTGAAAGGGAAGAAGTTTTTCCTTCATCATGCCTAAAGCACAAGACCTCACCTCGACTTCAAACAACCAacctgcagcagcagcaacagaagCTACACCACAAACCCTGGAGATCCAAGACTCGTCTGTCGTGACTTCAGCCTCAGAACAACAACACAGTCAGGCTCAAGCACATCCACAGGCTCAACACGCGCAATGGCAACCATTCCAGGCTCAGTCCAATCTGGGGTAGCCATTTATGGGCCATCCGTACCAGTGGATACCATATCCATGGTTTCATGGGCAAAGCCCAAATGCATCATTGCCAGGAGGCTACCAAAGCAACGTTGGGTCCGATGGAGGCCTACCAACCAACGAAGAGGCAAGCGCAACCATCGGACCAGAGCAAACAGGCGAATCAACTAGACCGGTATGGGTACAAACCCCTACCCAACTTTTCTCAATACGGGTCATGCTGGTCATGCGAGTCAGGGCACCGGACCGAATGGATCGGGCATGGGAGGAAATCCCTACCTGAATCTCAGACCCGGAATTTTCCCGTATCATATCTTTGTTGTGGGCAAACCGACCGGAACCCGGCGACCCACTTTACACAACTAACGCCGATGGATCGGAATTGAAGCTCATCAGCCAACAATTGACCAGTGCTAACAACTACTCGAGCTGGTCGCGAGAATTCCGAGGGGCACTGGtaacaaaagataaagaaggTTTTCTCGACGGAACAATTCCGATTCCGTCCGACAAGAGGATGGCATGAATTTGGAAGAAATGCAACCAACTGGTCAGAACGTGGATGGGGAATTGCATCACAATCGAAGTCGCAGCCGAACTCCCCCCGATGGAGGATTCAAAACAGATTTGGGAGAATATCAAAGAGATGTATGGAAAACTCGATCAAGTCAAGATTTTTTCATTAACACAACAAATCTCAAAGCTTAAACAAGGAAACATGTCCATTGCAGCCGTCTACAACAAACTTTCAGACCTATGGAACGAACTCGAAGTCGAAGAGAAGTTCAACTGGCTTGAGCCTATTCTACAACAATAAAAATGGATGCGGGAAAGGGAAAAGGTGACAAGGTTTCTGCTCATACTCAACGAGACTTACCTCTCGTTTGGCTCCCAGATCCTAACTATGGAGCCCCTACCGAGCCTTGACCGCATCTATCAACTTGCCGTGCAAGAGGAAAGTCAACAGAGAACGGTGGATTACAACAAAGGCGGAGATGGAATGGCACTGGTGGCAATAACCCATGTCCGCCCTTCGCCGAGGAATGGAGGAGGCTGAGGGCAGAAAGGGACGGAACTAGGGTTTCTCGAAGAAAACCCTAGAGATCTTGATTATATAGGGTGATCGGATGGCCCACATCCATCCCTGGCAGTGAGCAAATCAGACGGTCCACGTGGGAGCAGCTTAATTGGCTCAGATGGGCCGCGAGGAAATTTTCTCTGTGGGTCGGAGGGCTCACGCGGATTATTGGCCGGTGGATCAAATGGCTCATATGGGCTGACTTTGGCCCAAGTCTCACAGCCTACAAACAGGCCTTTTTTGGGCACGAGAAATATTACCTccaaaggaaaaggtaaatgtaTAGTGACCATTGTAAACGTCCGCATCATACAGTagaaaattgctggaaattgcatgggaaacctggagaaaaagaaaaggggaaattgTCGACAATTTTTCAGGTATCGGGGCAACCAACGGACAAGGCAATCACTCATAATCAATATCAGGTGCTGATGGAAGCCTTAAGGAAATTGGATGCCTCTAATAAAACTGGAAATTTCACAGGTACATCTTATTGTCTggtgaattcaatttcaaagagtGCATGGATTATTAATTCaggtgctagtgaccacatTGTCTATGATAAGAGTTTGCTTTCGAACATcgaaaaattatcttttcccAAATTAGTGCAGCTCCCAAATGGAAACATAATCCAAGTTGAAATGACTGGCACTGTGAATCTTAGTTCCCACATTAGTTCCCACATTATACTTCGAAATGTGCTTTATGTTCCTAATTTCCACTTCAATCTCATGTCAGTATCTCgagcttgtgaagaaaattcctGTCGCATCTTATTTAGTTCTGATAAATGTTTCTTTCAAGCCCTTTCGACTAGCAAACTAATGGGCTTGGCTAGAGTCTTTCAAGGACTATATTTTTGGATGAGTCTTTTGAACAGTCTTCAATTGTCTTCCATTGAATCAATaaaatcattgtgtaatacTACTATAAATGATAAGTACTTTCTTTATCATCAAAGATTGGGTCATACTGCTTTGTTTCCTTGTCCTCAATGTCCTATCTGTCCATTAGCAAAACATACACAAGCTCCTTTCCAAAATAGCACTTCTcgagttgatgagattttttcattgattcatgCTGGTGTTTGGGGACCCTATCACACTTTGAATCATGATGGGTCTTGATTTTTCCTCACAATCgtagatgatttttcacgtGTGACATGGATATTCCTAATGCAATCAAAAGCTCAAGTTCTTTCTCACATAAGGACTTTCCTTGCtttatccaaaaatcaatttgggaagtCAATTCAGCGTATTCATACTAACAATGGTAGAGAATTCTTTAATGGAGAATgtgcttcttttctttccttgaaGGGAATTTTACATGAAAGCTCTTGCACATAtacaccacagcaaaatggagtagtTGAGCGAAAGCACCGTCACCTATTGGAAGTAGCACGTGCCCTTAAGTTTTAGGCTTCCTAAAATTTTGGGGAGAATGTGTCACAGCAGCATACCTGATCAATCGCATGCCATCATGCATTCTTAAAGGAAAAActcctttttgaaatattatatgGAAGAAAACCAGATCTGAGTCATCTCAGAGTCTTTGGGTGCCTGTGCTATGTGACCACGGTAGGGCACAGGGATAAGATGGGACCTCGTGCACGACAATGTATATTCATGGGGTATCCGAATCTGCAAAAGGGAGATCGGATTTATGAACCATCCACAAAAGAATTTTTGGTGAGCAGGgatgtgatttttcatgaagacattttCCCTTTCCAAGATGCGCATCATTTGTCTCAAAAGGCTAGGTACTAATCATTCTTTATCAAAAGAATACCCATCTTCTGGAGAATCCTACATTATTGTTCCTCCTCCAAGAAATCCAGAATCAACTACTGCATCACCCCTGTTGTCTACTGAGACCTCTACGGATCAATCAATTGAAGAACCCTCCACAGAAAGGGATTCTCGTATGACAGCTTCCCCGGAATCAAGCACTAATGAAGAATCGTCTTTAATATAGCATGAAGAACCTCGGCGATCTGGTCAAGTTAGTCGTCCACCAATTTGAACGAAGGATTATGTATGTGCTTCATCCGGATCATCAGGTACTCGTTATCCTATGTCGTCCTATATTTCATTTGATAGGCTATCGTCAGAACATTTATGTTGCATGAGCCATATCTCTGAGGAGCAAGAGCCATCTAGTTATAATGAAGTAATGCATGATCCACGTTGGCAAAGGGCTATGGAGGCAGAATTATAGGCTCTAATAGAAAATCATACTTGGGATGTTATGCCATTACCTACTCATCGAACACCTATTGGGTGTAAGTGGGTATATAAGATTAAATATCGAGCAGATGGTTCTATAGAGAGGTATAAGTCTCAGCTCGTGGCCAAAGGTTTTACACAAtgagaaggttttgattatcacgAAACCTTCTCCCAAGTAGCCAAAGATGTCATAGTTTGCTCTTTCCTGTCGGTTGTTGCTTTTCGAGATTGGtcattacaccaaatggatgtccataacgccttcttacatggtgatctggatgaagaaatccACATGGATCTTCCAACAGGATTACGAAGATAGGGGGATTCTAAGGTATGTCGTCTCTGCAAATCTTTGTATGGACTGAAACAAGCTTCTCgtcaatggtatgccaaatttactAGTGCTCTTATGGCCGCTGGATTCAAACTGTCAAAATATGACTATGCTTTGTTCACTTGGAAGAAAGGTATGTCgtctatttatttgatgatttatgttgatgacatactcatcatggttgttgacacctaaattttgactaatcatttagtaattaattgcacaaaaaaatttagggattaatctttaacccctaaaaaaatagtaaaattgcatttcatgtagttgCATCTGCATCAGTACCAAAAGGCAACAAGACGCAGCAGCTCGTGGTCGATAATGTTCACAGAAGGGATGGTCTCTCTCCGCTTGTTTGAATGCGCAAAAGCGCGAAagtcaaaaaaaagaagaggaaggaagttcttgcacgtccgttgtctctctctcattaatgcatgcgcatgcaCACACAAATTCGGCGAACGTGCGGATTCTAGAAGAACCCTCAAAGAAGCAAAATGAGcccatgatatattatataatatgctctctctcaagTGAGGGTTGTCAGGAGAAGCAACGAGAAATTTGCTGAAGGAGGAAGCaaataataaacaagaaaagtcaaaagttgcgGCAATCCTATAGAAGGGAGGGACAAGTAGCCTCACAAGAAGCCCCaagcatgaagaagaaagaagaatccaaCGTCCATTTTCTCCCCCCTCATTAATGAATGCACATGCACGCATGGAATGGGGGACGTGAAAATTCTACAAACACCTGCAAAAGATGGGCTAACGTTTTTATAATACTTTCCTTCATAGAGAGCAGATCGGCGAccaccatatttgaaaaaaaaaaaagaaccaaacttgAACGAGCAAGGAAAAGTCGGCTATCTTCAAGAGGCAGTGGAACGCCTATAAATAAGACCACAAGAGGCCACACGAAAAGGAGGGGGGAGGAGAGGAGAACGAAAAAAATTCCCTTGAGAAGATTGTGAgagctattaaaaaaaagagagcccGTGTGGACACACACAAGTTGAGAGAAAGGAGGGAATTAAAAAAGGAGAGACTCTcgtagaaagaagaaaatatggagTCAGGGGgaggagattaaaaaagaagagaaaaagcagagaaagagagactgCAGAGAGtgagacgtgagagagagacagagaaaagaAGTGACCGaacagcagaaaaaaaaaaaaagagaggaaaagatccctaccgttcatcttcttcagaGGTTCCTTGGCCGCTCGGCTGCCCCCTTGCGCCGACCGACCCGCTTCCACTTCGCCCCCCTGCGACAGCCAGCTCTGCTTCTACTCCTACGTCGTTAGACCTCAGCAGCAAAACTGCTGTTGTCCGCCCAGCcgcaccaccgccaccaccactcCGCCGGTCATCCCCCGTGCGAGCACCACCCATGTGCTCGCACCGCCATTCGTCATCCCTGCCGTGGCCGTGACGACCGGCCAGCCGATCCGCTTGTCTTCCGTTCCTCCGCAGCTCGTCACCGCGCCGGAGCCCCACTCACCGTCGC
This region of Eucalyptus grandis isolate ANBG69807.140 chromosome 8, ASM1654582v1, whole genome shotgun sequence genomic DNA includes:
- the LOC120287516 gene encoding TMV resistance protein N-like is translated as MAKTKGLVSLQKRLLSDISNSKVASKIGKIDQGINWIGDIVCNEKVLIVLDDVDECNQIQNLVGVNSLYPGTRILVTTRDKRVLNMGEFKYQILHYEMESLSHQDALQLFSRHAFDDDAPLGNYYTLSRGFVSTTGGLPLALLAIEVDQKQIFLDIACFFISHNKIGPISLWKDYGFRAEDAIKVLQNMSMIKVLDDNSFWMHDQFRYFGREIAEQEHTWFWDELRDEEDITYKLRWTKIKGSVRALYLRAEVGNPITVTVEQIKQFPHLQLLWLSNVICRGDLTGCLSELKWISLDYSRTPKHYQGFEATNLPVENVVGMELFGHEFTVDKVRSLTREVLPGGALILVEMDGQELPKPVNADVVKKYQRILKEDITYPQEINLKRINP